From a region of the Sesamum indicum cultivar Zhongzhi No. 13 linkage group LG3, S_indicum_v1.0, whole genome shotgun sequence genome:
- the LOC105158390 gene encoding type IV inositol polyphosphate 5-phosphatase 7 isoform X2: MKDDNSKKSKFSWSKKLVRKWFNNKCKSEEIQADGAVYGGCDNEWRSSFPEREPSTIKKSRTEKPGKNTERSFSPSRSRSRRGRGYLDHPQILNIQNYSLFVSTWNVGGKSPNSNMNLDDWLHSAPPADIYVLGFQEIVPLSAGNILGAEDNGPAKKWLALIKRTLNNAPGTSGGSACYTPSPVPDPVAEWNADFEGSTRQNASAFFHRRSFQTPQYCWNMENETSISQPRLDRRFSVCDRVIFGHRQSDFDPNMRWGYRPSDCSSSQRPSDYSSTRRPSDYSSGPRPSDYSSSRRPSNYSWGQRPSDFSRLGSDEDFLPDDSPSTVLHSPMSYSTYAPADNAYAAPGNPRYSLVASKQMVGIFLTVWVRSELTEHVHNIKVSCVGRGLMGYLGNKGSISISMLLHQTSLCFVCSHLTSGQKEGDELRRNADVMEILRKTRFPRVNSTNDEKSPETVLEHDRVIWLGDLNYRIALPYRSAKALVEMQNWRALLEKDQLRIEQRRGRVFDGWREGKIYFPPTYKYSHNSDRYTGDDMHPKEKRRTPAWCDRILWRAGGLQQLSYVRGESRFSDHRPVSSVFWAEIESVHDRLRKSTSGSSSRIEVEELLPYSHGYTELCFF; encoded by the exons ATGAAAGATGATAATTCCAAGAAAAGCAAG TTCTCATGGTCAAAGAAACTGGTTAGAAAATGGTTCAATAACAAGTGCAAGAGTGAGGAGATTCAAGCTGATGGAGCTGTTTATGGAG GTTGTGATAACGAATGGAGGAGTAGCTTCCCTGAAAGAGAACCTTCCACAATCAAGAAAAGTCGAACTG AAAAACCAGGGAAGAATACGGAGCGTTCCTTTTCCCCTTCACGCTCCCGTTCCAGGCGGGGGCGAGGTTATCTTGATCACCCCCAGATTTTGAATATCCAGAACTATAG TCTTTTTGTGTCGACGTGGAATGTGGGAGGAAAATCGCCGAACAGCAATATGAACTTGGATGATTGGCTGCACTCGGCCCCTCCTGCGGACATATATGTTCTTGG GTTTCAGGAAATAGTTCCTCTGAGTGCTGGTAATATTCTGGGAGCTGAGGATAATGGCCCTGCCAAGAAGTGGCTTGCTCTTATCAAAAGAACATTAAATAATGCTCCTGGCACTAGTGGAGGCAGCGCCTGCTATACTCCATCGCCTGTCCCTGATCCCGTTGCTGAGTGGAATGCTGATTTTGAGGGATCGACTCGGCAGAATGCCTCAGCTTTCTTCCATCGTCGTTCGTTCCAAACTCCACAATATTGCTGGAATATGGAAAATGAAACTTCGATCTCACAGCCTCGTCTGGATAGGCGTTTTAGTGTTTGTGATCGTGTAATATTTGGTCATAGGCAAAGTGACTTTGATCCGAATATGAGATGGGGTTACAGACCAAGTGACTGTTCCTCTAGTCAGCGGCCGAGTGATTATTCTTCCACCCGCAGACCAAGTGATTACTCCTCAGGTCCCCGACCAAGTGACTATTCCTCCAGTCGGCGGCCAAGCAACTACTCCTGGGGTCAGAGGCCAAGTGATTTCTCTAGATTGGGCTCGGACGAGGATTTTCTGCCAGATGATTCTCCCAGCACAGTGTTGCACTCACCAATGTCGTATAGTACATATGCACCAGCAGACAATGCATATGCAGCGCCGGGAAATCCAAGATACTCTTTAGTCGCAAGTAAGCAAATGGTAGGCATTTTTCTTACTGTCTGGGTGCGGAGCGAGTTGACGGAACACGTCCACAACATAAAGGTTTCATGTGTTGGTCGAGGATTGATGGGCTACCTCGGTAATAAG GGATCCATTTCAATCAGCATGTTGTTGCATCAGACCAGCCTTTGTTTTGTTTGCAGTCACTTGACGTCAGGTCAAAAAGAAGGCGACGAACTGCGTAGGAACGCCGACGTCATGGAGATCCTAAGGAAAACAAGATTTCCAAGAGTTAACAGCACCAACGACGAAAAATCCCCAGAGACCGTCCTTGAGCATGA TCGAGTTATTTGGCTTGGAGATCTGAACTACCGAATAGCTCTGCCGTACCGGTCTGCCAAAGCACTTGTTGAAATGCAAAACTGGAGAGCATTGTTAGAAAAAGACCAA CTTCGGATAGAGCAGAGACGAGGTCGAGTTTTTGATGGGTGGAGAGAAGGAAAGATCTATTTCCCGCCAACGTATAAATATTCACATAATTCAGATAGATACACCGGCGATGATATGCACCCAAAGGAGAAACGAAGGACGCCCGCATG GTGCGATCGAATTCTGTGGCGAGCAGGTGGCCTCCAGCAATTATCGTATGTCCGGGGGGAGTCTAGGTTCTCGGATCATCGACCCGTTTCTAGTGTTTTTTGGGCTGAAATCGAGTCGGTCCACGACAGACTGAGGAAAAGCACGAGCGGCTCGAGCTCCAGAATAGAGGTGGAGGAGCTGTTACCGTACTCACATGGTTATACGGAACTCTGCTTCTTCTGA
- the LOC105158391 gene encoding probable inactive tRNA-specific adenosine deaminase-like protein 3 isoform X2, protein MNGSVDETSVVSSEGWTIIHIPEKPPVLPHLQDTVEVLASAIEPKHADTIVRKLNHIAPLEGLRHVKRIRKTCLDGGKSQLFVILCLASGNDGDSNFVPEDVLELANTYQLSTFTTKVCKHAASTKEEWEEQCKLWPTSFHPPTYNIDGITGFSEEDSSAVFNFMKLAVCLAKSGTSVVNAAVIVDPSSRQVVASSCDQVLSCYAPRENTSKGSCSSNQAEGSSEVVKASNEAKQSYKDVCCLHPWGWLEQQSQVKHDERMDHHRNDLLCDSTRPYLCTGYDIYFVWEPCIMCAMAIVHQRIRRVFYTFPNPNDGALGSVHRLQGERSLNHHYAVFRVSLPEEILKSEALATASKID, encoded by the exons ATGAATGGCAGCGTAGATGAAACGTCTGTGGTTTCATCAGAGGGTTGGACAATCATTCACATTCCCGAAAAACCTCCTGTTCTTCCTCACCTCCAGGATACTG TGGAGGTGCTTGCTTCTGCAATTGAACCTAAGCATGCTGACACTATAGTGAG GAAGTTAAATCATATAGCACCATTGGAAGGTCTCCGCCATGTGAAGCGCATACGAAAGACTTGTCTTGATGGAG GAAAAAGTCAATTGTTTGTGATCTTATGTCTGGCTTCTGGGAATGATGGTGACTCCAACTTTGTCCCAGAGGATGTGCTGGAGCTTGCGAATACGTACCAGTTGAGTACTTTTACCACCAAA GTGTGCAAACATGCTGCatcaacaaaagaagaatGGGAAGAACAATGCAAATTGTGGCCAACTTCTTTTCATCCACCGACCTA TAATATCGATGGCATAACTGGGTTTAGTGAAGAGGATTCATCGGCAGTTTTCAACTTCATGAAACTTGCAGTTTGTTTGGCAAAATCTGGCACTTCG GTTGTCAATGCTGCTGTCATAGTGGATCCTTCAAGCAGACAGGTTGTTGCTAGCTCATGTGACCAGGTCCTGTCTTGCTATGCTCCCAGAGAAAATACTAGCAAGGGATCATGCAGTTCAAACCAGGCCGAAGGTTCTTCTGAAGTGGTGAAAGCATCCAATGAAGCAAAGCAATCTTATAAAGATGTCTGTTGTTTACATCCTTGGGGGTGGCTTGAGCAACAATCACAG GTTAAGCATGATGAGAGAATGGATCATCATAGGAACGATTTGCTGTGTGACTCAACCAGACCTTATTTATGTACAGGCTACGACATCTACTTTGTCTGGGAGCCTTGCATTAT GTGTGCAATGGCGATTGTGCATCAGAGAATCAGACGTGTATTTTACACCTTCCCAAATCCAAATGATGGTGCTTTAGGAAGTGTTCACAGATTGCAAGGAGAGAGGAGTTTGAATCATCACTATGCTGTTTTCAGGGTGTCGCTGCCTGAAGAGATCCTTAAAAGTGAAGCATTAGCAACAGCTTCCAAGATTGATTAG
- the LOC105158392 gene encoding ATP-dependent RNA helicase SUV3, mitochondrial, with protein MGSLPFRRRLSRTLLTDNVGCYYYTWDSKLGTSWSVCRCLRKISSSVGGKKFDFTDLTRPHTWYPIARRKKRNVILHVGPTNSGKTYNALKRLESSYSGIYCGPLRLLAWEIAQRMNKAKVPCDLITGQEREEVDGAKHKAVTVEMADVTSEYSCAVVDEIQMLGCRTRGFSFTRALLGIAADELHLCGDAAAVPLIQEILKATEDNVKVQYYERLSPLVPLKLPLGSFANIRTGDCIVAFSRFEIYKIKRQIEHGRKHLCSVVYGSLPPETRTRQATMFNDENSDFDVLVSSDAIGMGLNLNISRIIFSTLRKFDGVETRELTVSEIKQIAGRAGRYKSKFPVGEVTCQAAKDLPLLHSSLSSPSPILEQAGLFPNFDILFMYSRLHATSGLHQILEHFVENAKLSENYFIADCEQMLKVAAVIDELPINLNDKYLFAMSPVDMDDDISSQGLIQFAQSYSKTRIVRLKEIFTPGTLKVPKSHHALKELESIHKVLDLYVWLSFHLEDSFPDRELAASQKAICSMLIEEFLGRDGWQEPRHKKLLHL; from the exons ATGGGCTCTTTGCCCTTTCGCCGGAGACTTTCTCGTACCCTGCTGACTG ATAATGTGGGTTGCTATTATTATACCTGGGATTCAAAGCTTGGTACTTCATGGAGTGTCTGTCGATGCTTGCGGAAGATCAGTAGTTCAGTTGGAGGcaagaaatttgattttacagACCTTAC GCGCCCACATACATGGTATCCTATTGCTAGACGGAAGAAACGAAATGTGATATTACATGTCGGTCCAACAAATAGCGGGAAAACATATAATGCTCTGAAACGATTGGAATCAAGTTATTCAG GTATATACTGTGGACCATTGAGACTTTTGGCGTGGGAGATTGCTCAGCGTATGAACAAGGCTAAAGTTCCATGTGATCTTATTACTGGACAAGAGAGGGAGGAAGTTGATGGAGCAAAACATAAGGCTGTTACTGTGGAAATGGCGGATGTGACATCCGAATACAGCTGTGCTGTTGTTGATGAAATTCAG ATGTTGGGTTGCAGGACAAGGGGTTTTTCATTTACACGAGCTCTACTGGGGATAGCGGCTGACGAGCTACACTTATGTGGGGATGCAGCAGCCGTTCCTCTAATACAGGAAATACTTAAAGCCACGGAGGACAATGTCAAG GTTCAATACTACGAGAGGCTTTCGCCTCTTGTCCCATTGAAGCTTCCTCTTGGATCTTTTGCGAACATAAGGACTGGTGACTGCATTGTCGCATTTTCACGCTTTGAGATATACAAGATAAAG AGACAAATTGAACACGGGAGAAAACATCTTTGCTCTGTTGTTTATGGTTCCTTGCCTCCAGAGACTCGAACCAGACAG GCAACAATGTTCAACGATGAAAACAGTGATTTTGATGTTCTCGTATCTAGTGATGCCATTGGAATGGGTCTCAACCTTAACatatcaagaattattttttcaacattgagaaaatttgatggCGTGGAAACGAGGGAGCTTACTGTTTCTGAGATTAAACAAATTGCTG GAAGAGCTGGCAgatataaatctaaatttcCTGTTGGCGAAGTGACTTGTCAAGCTGCCAAAGATCTACCTTTACTTCATTCATCACTTAGTTCCCCCTCTCCAATTCTGGAG CAAGCTGGactttttccaaattttgatattttgtttatgtatTCACGTTTACACGCAACTTCTGGCCTGCACCAGATATTG GAGCATTTTGTGGAGAACGCGAAGTTGTCAGAAAACTATTTCATTGCTGATTGTGAGCAGATGTTG AAAGTTGCTGCTGTTATAGATGAGCTACCTATTAATTTGAACGATAAGTATCTCTTTGCTATGAG TCCTGTTGACATGGATGATGACATCTCATCTCAGGGACTCATTCAG TTTGCACAAAGTTATTCTAAGACTCGCATTGTCCGGCTGAAGGAAATTTTTACTCCTGGGACACTGAAGGTGCCCAAATCACATCATGCTCTTAAGGAGCTTGAATCAATTCACAAG GTTCTTGATCTTTATGTTTGGCTGAGTTTTCATTTGGAGGATAGCTTTCCAGATCGGGAGCTGGCAGCATCACAAAAGGCTATTTGCAGCAT GTTAATTGAGGAGTTTTTGGGAAGAGATGGATGGCAGGAGCCCAGACATAAGAAATTACTTCACCTATAG
- the LOC105158391 gene encoding probable inactive tRNA-specific adenosine deaminase-like protein 3 isoform X1, producing MNGSVDETSVVSSEGWTIIHIPEKPPVLPHLQDTVEVLASAIEPKHADTIVRKLNHIAPLEGLRHVKRIRKTCLDGGKSQLFVILCLASGNDGDSNFVPEDVLELANTYQLSTFTTKVCKHAASTKEEWEEQCKLWPTSFHPPTYNIDGITGFSEEDSSAVFNFMKLAVCLAKSGTSVVNAAVIVDPSSRQVVASSCDQVLSCYAPRENTSKGSCSSNQAEGSSEVVKASNEAKQSYKDVCCLHPWGWLEQQSQVGPDSWHPLRHAAIVAIENSAARDRLLFPVSGQSPDFSQEDYKVFSPPHSSLKRQKINTNVKHDERMDHHRNDLLCDSTRPYLCTGYDIYFVWEPCIMCAMAIVHQRIRRVFYTFPNPNDGALGSVHRLQGERSLNHHYAVFRVSLPEEILKSEALATASKID from the exons ATGAATGGCAGCGTAGATGAAACGTCTGTGGTTTCATCAGAGGGTTGGACAATCATTCACATTCCCGAAAAACCTCCTGTTCTTCCTCACCTCCAGGATACTG TGGAGGTGCTTGCTTCTGCAATTGAACCTAAGCATGCTGACACTATAGTGAG GAAGTTAAATCATATAGCACCATTGGAAGGTCTCCGCCATGTGAAGCGCATACGAAAGACTTGTCTTGATGGAG GAAAAAGTCAATTGTTTGTGATCTTATGTCTGGCTTCTGGGAATGATGGTGACTCCAACTTTGTCCCAGAGGATGTGCTGGAGCTTGCGAATACGTACCAGTTGAGTACTTTTACCACCAAA GTGTGCAAACATGCTGCatcaacaaaagaagaatGGGAAGAACAATGCAAATTGTGGCCAACTTCTTTTCATCCACCGACCTA TAATATCGATGGCATAACTGGGTTTAGTGAAGAGGATTCATCGGCAGTTTTCAACTTCATGAAACTTGCAGTTTGTTTGGCAAAATCTGGCACTTCG GTTGTCAATGCTGCTGTCATAGTGGATCCTTCAAGCAGACAGGTTGTTGCTAGCTCATGTGACCAGGTCCTGTCTTGCTATGCTCCCAGAGAAAATACTAGCAAGGGATCATGCAGTTCAAACCAGGCCGAAGGTTCTTCTGAAGTGGTGAAAGCATCCAATGAAGCAAAGCAATCTTATAAAGATGTCTGTTGTTTACATCCTTGGGGGTGGCTTGAGCAACAATCACAGGTAGGTCCTGATTCTTGGCACCCTTTAAGGCATGCTGCCATTGTTGCAATTGAAAATTCAGCTGCAAGGGATAGGCTTCTTTTTCCCGTGAGTGGACAAAGTCCAGATTTTTCTCAAGAGGATTACAAGGTTTTTTCTCCGCCACACTCTTCcttaaaaagacaaaagataAATACAAAT GTTAAGCATGATGAGAGAATGGATCATCATAGGAACGATTTGCTGTGTGACTCAACCAGACCTTATTTATGTACAGGCTACGACATCTACTTTGTCTGGGAGCCTTGCATTAT GTGTGCAATGGCGATTGTGCATCAGAGAATCAGACGTGTATTTTACACCTTCCCAAATCCAAATGATGGTGCTTTAGGAAGTGTTCACAGATTGCAAGGAGAGAGGAGTTTGAATCATCACTATGCTGTTTTCAGGGTGTCGCTGCCTGAAGAGATCCTTAAAAGTGAAGCATTAGCAACAGCTTCCAAGATTGATTAG
- the LOC105158390 gene encoding type IV inositol polyphosphate 5-phosphatase 7 isoform X1, with product MKDDNSKKSKFSWSKKLVRKWFNNKCKSEEIQADGAVYGGCDNEWRSSFPEREPSTIKKSRTAEKPGKNTERSFSPSRSRSRRGRGYLDHPQILNIQNYSLFVSTWNVGGKSPNSNMNLDDWLHSAPPADIYVLGFQEIVPLSAGNILGAEDNGPAKKWLALIKRTLNNAPGTSGGSACYTPSPVPDPVAEWNADFEGSTRQNASAFFHRRSFQTPQYCWNMENETSISQPRLDRRFSVCDRVIFGHRQSDFDPNMRWGYRPSDCSSSQRPSDYSSTRRPSDYSSGPRPSDYSSSRRPSNYSWGQRPSDFSRLGSDEDFLPDDSPSTVLHSPMSYSTYAPADNAYAAPGNPRYSLVASKQMVGIFLTVWVRSELTEHVHNIKVSCVGRGLMGYLGNKGSISISMLLHQTSLCFVCSHLTSGQKEGDELRRNADVMEILRKTRFPRVNSTNDEKSPETVLEHDRVIWLGDLNYRIALPYRSAKALVEMQNWRALLEKDQLRIEQRRGRVFDGWREGKIYFPPTYKYSHNSDRYTGDDMHPKEKRRTPAWCDRILWRAGGLQQLSYVRGESRFSDHRPVSSVFWAEIESVHDRLRKSTSGSSSRIEVEELLPYSHGYTELCFF from the exons ATGAAAGATGATAATTCCAAGAAAAGCAAG TTCTCATGGTCAAAGAAACTGGTTAGAAAATGGTTCAATAACAAGTGCAAGAGTGAGGAGATTCAAGCTGATGGAGCTGTTTATGGAG GTTGTGATAACGAATGGAGGAGTAGCTTCCCTGAAAGAGAACCTTCCACAATCAAGAAAAGTCGAACTG CAGAAAAACCAGGGAAGAATACGGAGCGTTCCTTTTCCCCTTCACGCTCCCGTTCCAGGCGGGGGCGAGGTTATCTTGATCACCCCCAGATTTTGAATATCCAGAACTATAG TCTTTTTGTGTCGACGTGGAATGTGGGAGGAAAATCGCCGAACAGCAATATGAACTTGGATGATTGGCTGCACTCGGCCCCTCCTGCGGACATATATGTTCTTGG GTTTCAGGAAATAGTTCCTCTGAGTGCTGGTAATATTCTGGGAGCTGAGGATAATGGCCCTGCCAAGAAGTGGCTTGCTCTTATCAAAAGAACATTAAATAATGCTCCTGGCACTAGTGGAGGCAGCGCCTGCTATACTCCATCGCCTGTCCCTGATCCCGTTGCTGAGTGGAATGCTGATTTTGAGGGATCGACTCGGCAGAATGCCTCAGCTTTCTTCCATCGTCGTTCGTTCCAAACTCCACAATATTGCTGGAATATGGAAAATGAAACTTCGATCTCACAGCCTCGTCTGGATAGGCGTTTTAGTGTTTGTGATCGTGTAATATTTGGTCATAGGCAAAGTGACTTTGATCCGAATATGAGATGGGGTTACAGACCAAGTGACTGTTCCTCTAGTCAGCGGCCGAGTGATTATTCTTCCACCCGCAGACCAAGTGATTACTCCTCAGGTCCCCGACCAAGTGACTATTCCTCCAGTCGGCGGCCAAGCAACTACTCCTGGGGTCAGAGGCCAAGTGATTTCTCTAGATTGGGCTCGGACGAGGATTTTCTGCCAGATGATTCTCCCAGCACAGTGTTGCACTCACCAATGTCGTATAGTACATATGCACCAGCAGACAATGCATATGCAGCGCCGGGAAATCCAAGATACTCTTTAGTCGCAAGTAAGCAAATGGTAGGCATTTTTCTTACTGTCTGGGTGCGGAGCGAGTTGACGGAACACGTCCACAACATAAAGGTTTCATGTGTTGGTCGAGGATTGATGGGCTACCTCGGTAATAAG GGATCCATTTCAATCAGCATGTTGTTGCATCAGACCAGCCTTTGTTTTGTTTGCAGTCACTTGACGTCAGGTCAAAAAGAAGGCGACGAACTGCGTAGGAACGCCGACGTCATGGAGATCCTAAGGAAAACAAGATTTCCAAGAGTTAACAGCACCAACGACGAAAAATCCCCAGAGACCGTCCTTGAGCATGA TCGAGTTATTTGGCTTGGAGATCTGAACTACCGAATAGCTCTGCCGTACCGGTCTGCCAAAGCACTTGTTGAAATGCAAAACTGGAGAGCATTGTTAGAAAAAGACCAA CTTCGGATAGAGCAGAGACGAGGTCGAGTTTTTGATGGGTGGAGAGAAGGAAAGATCTATTTCCCGCCAACGTATAAATATTCACATAATTCAGATAGATACACCGGCGATGATATGCACCCAAAGGAGAAACGAAGGACGCCCGCATG GTGCGATCGAATTCTGTGGCGAGCAGGTGGCCTCCAGCAATTATCGTATGTCCGGGGGGAGTCTAGGTTCTCGGATCATCGACCCGTTTCTAGTGTTTTTTGGGCTGAAATCGAGTCGGTCCACGACAGACTGAGGAAAAGCACGAGCGGCTCGAGCTCCAGAATAGAGGTGGAGGAGCTGTTACCGTACTCACATGGTTATACGGAACTCTGCTTCTTCTGA
- the LOC105158393 gene encoding pentatricopeptide repeat-containing protein At3g22670, mitochondrial, producing the protein MLSKSKIFCSLWRRQNPLSLSQDFSSYIIGIGNLFHHAFCTVIEPIKANDLSHNAESPELPDWVKFPGKESSEGKVKDDDFVPPSVSYWIENQKIRYCDVDMKTVVNDIVESDVDKISRILKQQFISPDLVVRALDVCDVHVSGSLVEQVLRRFSCEWIVAFGFFKWAELQKGISHSADLYNLMVDNLGKMKKFDIMWELVEEMKKLKGYITLDTMTKIMRRLAKASKYEDAIEAFETMELYGVDKDITAMNRLLDTLVKEGSVEHAERVYLKYKEHIPPTSLTYNVLVHGWCKTRQIDKARKNIDEMKNHGFCPDSVTYTCFIEAYCRDKDFRKVNDTLEEMQKNGCRPSVVTYTIIMKALARAKEISKAMEVYEKMKENNCSPDTSFYNVFIDALSKAGRLQDSDAVFEDMSKQGVIPEVSTYNTLIFVAAQNLQEEKALSLLLKMEESRCQPDLNTYAPLLKMCCRLKRMKVLYFLLSHMFKNDVSLDLGTYSLLVSRLCRNGKVDRACSFFEEMVHKGFVPMDCTYELLVKELKKKGMNREQQRIEEAMSRAKRPGFGHSSTSYSKI; encoded by the coding sequence ATGTTATCAAAGTCGAAAATTTTCTGCTCTTTATGGCGACGGCAGAATCCATTGAGTTTGAGTCAAGATTTTAGTAGTTATATTATCGGAATTGGTAATCTATTTCACCATGCATTTTGCACTGTGATTGAGCCAATTAAAGCTAATGACTTGTCGCACAATGCTGAATCACCTGAGCTTCCTgattgggttaagtttcccgGCAAGGAGTCAAGTGAGGGAAAAGTGAAGGATGATGATTTTGTGCCGCCTTCAGTATCATACTGGATTGAGAATCAGAAGATTCGTTATTGTGATGTTGATATGAAAACCGTAGTTAATGATATAGTTGAGAGTGATGTTGATAAGATTAGTAGAATTCTGAAGCAGCAGTTCATATCTCCTGATTTAGTTGTGAGAGCGTTAGATGTTTGTGATGTTCATGTGTCCGGGAGTTTGGTCGAGCAAGTGCTGAGGAGATTCAGCTGTGAATGGATAGTGGCTTTTGGGTTCTTCAAGTGGGCTGAATTGCAGAAGGGGATTAGTCATTCTGCTGATTTGTACAACCTAATGGTTGATAATTTggggaaaatgaagaaatttgaCATCATGTGGGAATTGGTGGAAGAAATGAAGAAGTTGAAAGGATACATCACGTTGGATACAATGACCAAAATCATGAGACGTCTTGCAAAGGCCAGTAAGTACGAGGATGCAATAGAGGCATTTGAAACAATGGAACTATACGGAGTAGACAAAGATATCACAGCCATGAATAGGTTGTTGGATACGTTGGTGAAGGAAGGAAGTGTCGAGCATGCGGAACGAGTCTATCTTAAATACAAGGAACATATTCCTCCTACTTCACTCACTTACAATGTGTTGGTCCATGGTTGGTGCAAAACTAGGCAGATTGATAAAGCTAGAAAGAATATCGATGAGATGAAAAACCATGGATTTTGCCCAGATTCAGTTACATACACATGTTTCATTGAAGCCTATTGTCGTGATAAAGATTTCCGTAAAGTTAATGATACTTTAGAAGAGATGCAGAAGAATGGTTGTCGTCCTAGTGTAGTGACGTATACCATCATAATGAAAGCTTTAGCGAGGGCAAAGGAAATAAGTAAAGCCATGGAGGTTTATGAGAAGATGAAAGAGAACAATTGCTCTCCCGATACTTCATTCTATAACGTCTTCATTGATGCTCTAAGCAAAGCTGGCAGGCTACAAGACTCTGATGCTGTGTTTGAGGATATGTCAAAGCAGGGAGTTATTCCAGAGGTGTCAACCTACAACACGCTAATCTTTGTTGCTGCCCAGAACTTGCAAGAAGAGAAGGCTCTGAGTTTACTTCTGAAAATGGAAGAAAGTCGGTGCCAGCCAGATCTTAATACTTATGCCCCACTATTGAAAATGTGCTGCAGACTGAAAAGAATGAAGGTGCTTTACTTCCTGTTGAGCCACATGTTCAAGAACGACGTCAGTCTTGATCTTGGAACTTATTCACTTTTGGTTAGTCGCCTCTGTAGAAACGGAAAAGTTGATCGTGCTTGTTCCTTTTTTGAGGAAATGGTGCATAAGGGATTCGTTCCAATGGATTGTACATACGAGCTTCTCGTCAAAGAGCTCAAGAAGAAGGGCATGAATAGAGAGCAGCAACGAATTGAAGAAGCGATGTCGCGGGCTAAACGGCCAGGATTTGGCCATTCTTCTACAAGCTATTCTAAGATTTAG